Proteins encoded together in one Chitinophaga sp. LS1 window:
- a CDS encoding SusD/RagB family nutrient-binding outer membrane lipoprotein — MKKYIIYGSFAAMGILSTVSCTKNITDLNTNPNKPSSVSAASLYASATKEMADAITSTNVNLGIFRLIVQQWTETTYIDESNYNLVTRTIPDNFWDAFYTDALMDLKEAKTVLEADESTDATVKKNMLAQIDVMSVYGTSVLVNTFGNVPYSQSLNSDNLFNKYDDAHTIYTDLIARLDADLAAFDESATGMGTSNMLFSSDEIVNWKKFTNSLKLRLGILLADFDPATAQTIVTAASAGAFDTQGEYAKFPYSTVPPNTNPLWEDLVQSGRQDFVGSNTFVDYINSVEDPRRPYYFTTIGGIYKGGTNGVKSPYANYSHPGELLEQKDLPGVFIDYSEVEFIRAEAIERGWSVGGTAITHYNNAITNSILYWGGTEEDAVTYLARTDVNYLTADGDWKQKIGMQEWIALYNRGFDAWTAQRHLDYPQLTPPPKAQSGYPVRFTYPIAEQNLNTTNYNEASSAIGGDAVETKLFWDIY; from the coding sequence ATGAAAAAATATATCATATACGGTTCCTTTGCTGCAATGGGTATACTGTCTACGGTATCCTGTACAAAGAACATTACCGACTTAAATACAAATCCGAATAAACCCAGCTCCGTAAGTGCGGCTTCACTGTATGCCAGTGCAACAAAAGAAATGGCAGATGCGATCACCAGCACAAACGTAAACCTGGGTATCTTCAGGTTGATCGTACAGCAATGGACGGAGACCACTTACATCGATGAGAGCAATTATAATCTCGTGACCAGGACCATTCCTGATAACTTCTGGGATGCTTTTTACACAGATGCACTGATGGATCTGAAAGAAGCAAAAACAGTACTGGAAGCAGATGAAAGCACCGATGCAACTGTGAAGAAAAATATGCTGGCACAGATCGATGTGATGTCAGTATATGGTACCTCTGTATTGGTAAATACCTTTGGTAATGTGCCTTATTCACAATCTCTGAATTCTGACAATCTGTTCAACAAATACGATGATGCCCATACCATCTACACTGACCTGATCGCCCGTCTGGATGCAGATCTGGCTGCATTCGATGAAAGCGCAACAGGTATGGGTACCTCCAACATGCTGTTTAGTAGTGATGAGATCGTAAACTGGAAAAAGTTTACCAACTCTCTAAAATTACGCCTGGGTATTTTGCTGGCAGATTTTGATCCGGCTACAGCACAAACCATTGTAACAGCAGCATCTGCGGGTGCATTTGATACACAGGGTGAATATGCGAAATTCCCTTACTCAACCGTTCCTCCAAATACCAACCCACTGTGGGAAGATCTGGTACAGAGCGGGCGTCAGGATTTCGTAGGATCTAATACATTTGTTGATTACATCAACTCAGTAGAAGACCCAAGAAGACCTTATTATTTCACTACTATCGGTGGTATATATAAAGGTGGTACCAATGGCGTAAAGAGCCCTTATGCAAACTATTCACATCCCGGCGAATTGTTGGAGCAGAAAGACCTGCCCGGTGTGTTCATCGATTATTCTGAAGTGGAATTTATTCGTGCAGAAGCAATAGAAAGAGGCTGGTCTGTAGGTGGTACAGCAATTACACACTATAACAATGCAATTACAAATTCTATTCTTTACTGGGGTGGTACAGAAGAGGATGCTGTGACTTACCTGGCAAGAACAGATGTAAATTATCTGACTGCTGATGGTGACTGGAAACAGAAGATTGGTATGCAGGAATGGATTGCATTATACAATCGTGGGTTTGATGCATGGACGGCACAGCGTCATTTGGATTATCCTCAGTTGACGCCTCCTCCAAAGGCCCAGTCTGGATATCCCGTGCGTTTCACTTATCCGATTGCAGAACAGAACCTGAATACTACTAATTACAATGAAGCATCTTCAGCTATTGGTGGAGATGCGGTAGAGACGAAGTTGTTCTGGGATATTTATTAA
- a CDS encoding SusC/RagA family TonB-linked outer membrane protein, whose translation MKRALLFFTMLMVSVTLTYAQQRQVTGKVTGPDGSPVPFATVQIKGTNTGTTTDQDGFFKLNAKPDAVLIIRSVGYLAQNIPVGSSGTVNIALKSDDQNLQEVVVTALNVKRNKNELPYSAQIVAPEDLNRTRDVNITTSLAGKVSGLEIRKNNTLGGSTNIVLRGAKSLTGNNQALFVVDGVPIDNSNTNTKDQTEGVGGYDYGNAAADINPDDVESVSVLKGAAATALYGSRASNGVVMITTKKGARGFGVTFNTGVNVGKYDPSTFAKYQNKYGAGYGSGYGSPDGYFYYTDVNGDGVDDRVVPVTEDASYGGKFDPTLQVYHWDAFYDKSPYYMKTRPWVAASNNPGAMFETAVGTNNSISIDGASDKGYFKLGYTKFIDKGIMPNSRIAKDLINFGASYNISNKLTASASVNSSIIDGLGRYGTGYDSKNLMTNVREWWQTNVDVKEQKDMYFVEKRNITWNQSDVGALNPIFWDNPYWTRYENYETDGRTRHFGNISLNYKAADWLDIVGRVSLDNYNEHQEERSAIGSIDVSKFSEFKRSFSEYNYDLMLNFNKNITQDLTFKGILGGNVRQTNISSILSSTNGGLLIPRLYALLNTANPMEAPTEIATREEVDGIYAAANFGLKELLYLDLTLRRDQSSTLPKGNNSYYYPSASLGFVFSKLIPEATWLSNGKVRVNWAEVGNTAPPLYTKNYYDVPTGIDGVALGSVGGTKYNPDLKPEKTKSFEAGLEMSFLNNRLGFDATYYKQNTVDQIVPLPVSTSTGYDYKVINAGNIQNQGIELSVFGTPVKTKDFSWTINVNWSRNRNKVVSLPGIDKLQIGDFQGGITVNAVVGQPYGTITGSDYIYKDGQKVVDADGYYEITGTSNHTIGNVNPDWIGSISNTVKYKNLALSFLIDVRHGGDMFNMDMYYGLATGLFPETALVNDLGNESRAPLSEGGGVILPGVTEDGKPNATRIANDYGVYGYYYNADKAFVYDAGYVKLREVSLTYSLPTSLIRHINPFKGIDLSLTGRNLWIIHKNMPYADPDDAMSSGNAQGFMVGSYPSVRTFGANLRLRF comes from the coding sequence ATGAAAAGAGCGTTACTCTTTTTCACCATGCTCATGGTGAGTGTAACCCTGACGTATGCGCAACAGCGCCAGGTTACAGGGAAAGTCACCGGCCCGGACGGTTCACCTGTACCTTTTGCTACTGTACAAATCAAAGGAACAAACACTGGGACAACCACAGATCAGGATGGATTTTTCAAACTGAACGCAAAACCAGATGCCGTATTGATTATTCGCAGCGTAGGATATTTAGCACAGAACATTCCGGTGGGTTCATCCGGTACTGTCAACATCGCATTGAAATCTGATGACCAAAACCTCCAGGAAGTAGTAGTAACCGCTCTGAACGTAAAGAGAAATAAAAATGAACTGCCTTACTCTGCACAGATAGTGGCTCCTGAGGACTTAAACAGAACAAGAGATGTGAACATTACTACCTCACTCGCTGGTAAAGTTTCAGGTCTTGAAATCCGTAAAAATAATACCCTGGGTGGTTCCACGAATATCGTACTGCGTGGCGCCAAATCTCTGACAGGCAATAACCAGGCACTCTTCGTAGTAGATGGTGTACCTATCGATAACTCTAACACCAACACCAAAGATCAGACAGAAGGTGTAGGTGGTTATGATTATGGTAACGCTGCTGCAGATATCAACCCGGACGATGTAGAATCAGTGAGTGTACTGAAAGGTGCTGCTGCTACTGCATTGTACGGTTCCCGTGCTTCAAATGGTGTGGTAATGATCACGACCAAAAAAGGTGCAAGAGGATTTGGTGTTACCTTCAACACAGGTGTGAATGTAGGTAAGTACGATCCTTCTACCTTTGCAAAATATCAAAACAAATATGGAGCTGGTTATGGCTCTGGTTACGGTTCTCCGGATGGTTACTTCTACTACACCGATGTAAATGGTGATGGCGTGGATGACCGCGTAGTACCAGTTACAGAAGATGCTTCCTATGGTGGTAAGTTCGATCCTACCTTGCAGGTATACCACTGGGATGCTTTCTATGACAAGTCACCCTACTACATGAAAACCCGTCCATGGGTTGCTGCCAGCAACAATCCAGGTGCAATGTTCGAAACTGCTGTAGGGACCAACAACAGCATTTCAATAGATGGTGCCAGCGATAAAGGTTATTTCAAACTGGGCTATACCAAATTTATCGACAAAGGTATTATGCCAAACAGCCGTATTGCAAAGGATCTCATCAACTTCGGCGCTTCTTACAACATCTCCAACAAGTTAACCGCAAGTGCATCAGTCAACTCTTCTATCATCGATGGTCTGGGCCGTTACGGTACAGGCTATGACTCCAAAAACCTCATGACAAATGTGAGAGAATGGTGGCAAACCAACGTAGATGTGAAGGAACAGAAAGACATGTACTTTGTTGAAAAGCGTAACATCACCTGGAACCAGTCAGATGTTGGTGCCCTGAACCCTATCTTCTGGGATAACCCTTACTGGACAAGATATGAGAACTATGAAACTGATGGCCGTACCCGTCACTTCGGCAACATCAGTCTGAACTATAAAGCAGCTGACTGGTTAGACATCGTAGGCCGTGTATCATTGGATAATTACAATGAACACCAGGAAGAAAGATCCGCAATCGGTTCTATCGATGTATCAAAATTCAGCGAATTCAAACGTTCCTTCAGCGAGTATAACTACGACCTGATGCTGAACTTCAATAAAAACATTACCCAGGACCTGACCTTCAAAGGTATTCTGGGTGGTAACGTAAGACAGACTAATATTAGCTCTATCTTATCTTCGACTAACGGCGGTCTCCTCATCCCTCGTCTGTATGCCCTGCTGAACACAGCAAACCCAATGGAAGCACCTACCGAAATCGCTACCAGAGAAGAAGTAGATGGTATCTATGCTGCAGCCAATTTCGGCCTGAAAGAATTATTATACCTGGACCTGACCCTGAGAAGAGATCAGTCTTCCACACTTCCTAAAGGCAACAATAGTTACTATTATCCCTCTGCTTCTCTTGGTTTTGTATTCTCTAAGCTGATACCGGAAGCTACCTGGTTATCCAATGGTAAAGTAAGAGTAAACTGGGCAGAAGTAGGTAATACCGCACCTCCACTGTATACTAAAAACTATTACGATGTGCCAACAGGTATCGATGGCGTAGCATTAGGTTCAGTAGGTGGTACCAAGTACAATCCTGATCTGAAACCAGAAAAAACAAAGAGCTTCGAAGCCGGTCTGGAAATGTCTTTCCTGAATAACCGTTTAGGTTTCGATGCGACTTACTACAAACAAAATACAGTTGACCAGATCGTACCATTACCAGTATCCACATCAACTGGTTACGATTACAAGGTGATCAACGCTGGTAACATCCAGAACCAGGGTATTGAATTGTCTGTATTCGGTACACCTGTAAAAACAAAAGACTTCTCCTGGACAATTAATGTAAACTGGTCCCGCAACCGCAATAAGGTGGTATCATTACCAGGTATCGACAAACTGCAGATTGGTGATTTCCAGGGTGGTATTACTGTAAATGCAGTAGTAGGTCAGCCTTACGGAACTATTACTGGTTCTGACTACATCTACAAAGATGGTCAGAAGGTGGTAGATGCGGATGGTTACTATGAAATCACTGGTACCTCCAACCACACTATTGGTAATGTAAACCCTGACTGGATTGGTAGTATCTCCAACACAGTTAAATATAAAAACCTGGCGCTGAGCTTCCTGATCGATGTACGTCATGGTGGCGACATGTTCAACATGGATATGTACTATGGTCTGGCTACAGGTCTCTTCCCTGAAACAGCACTTGTCAATGATCTGGGCAATGAGTCGAGAGCACCTCTCAGCGAAGGCGGTGGTGTAATCCTGCCTGGTGTAACAGAAGATGGTAAACCCAATGCTACACGTATTGCCAACGATTATGGTGTATATGGTTACTACTACAATGCTGACAAAGCATTCGTATACGATGCGGGCTATGTAAAACTGCGTGAAGTATCGCTGACATACTCTTTACCAACATCTTTGATCAGACACATCAATCCTTTCAAAGGCATAGATCTTTCACTGACAGGTCGTAACCTGTGGATCATACATAAGAACATGCCTTATGCAGATCCTGATGATGCAATGAGCTCCGGTAACGCACAGGGCTTTATGGTGGGTAGCTACCCTTCTGTAAGAACTTTTGGTGCTAACCTGAGATTACGTTTCTAA